From Chiloscyllium punctatum isolate Juve2018m chromosome 36, sChiPun1.3, whole genome shotgun sequence, the proteins below share one genomic window:
- the LOC140461090 gene encoding probable G-protein coupled receptor 139 → MSMQEENKEGKYSATFNKMKDDNFSFAYLSLLITPILVVNMFVCFPLDVLENFISFERTMHGPVKGLFYAICYPIIAAVGFPANLVSIIILSRGRCGLSRCVTYYLVAIAVSDFLVIITGCILNRISRIYFIYSVLSTTSVCKLSTILARCSREGSVWLTVAFTIDRFVSICCQSLKIGYCTVKIASLLIGMICILSCVKNFPLYNILKPLYILNGLPWLCDIKSIFFTLPAWQAYDWMEHILTPILPFLLILLLNALTVRHILAASKARKKLRNVQCGRDPEVENRRRSIILLFAISVSFLLLWATEVGHFFLARFKGDTDFNGLDFQNVDYILQETNNMFQLLSSCNNVLIYAVSQSRFRREIQTILMCPLTILAVKF, encoded by the exons ATGTCGATGCAAGAAGAAAACAAAGAAGGGAAGTACAGTGCAACGTTCAACAAGATGAAAGATGACAACTTCTCGTTTGCGTATTTGTCACTTCTCATAACCCCAATACTCGTGGTGAATATGTTTGTGTGTTTTCCTTTGGACGT CTTGGAGAATTTCATTAGTTTTGAAAGGACCATGCACGGGCCAGTGAAAGGATTGTTTTATGCCATTTGCTACCCCATTATCGCTGCTGTTGGTTTCCCAG CCAACTTGGTGTCAATTATAATACTATCCCGAGGACGATGTGGGCTCTCCAGATGTGTAACCTACTATCTAGTGGCAATAGCTGTGTCCGATTTTTTGGTCATCATCACTGGGTGCATCCTAAATCGGATCAGCCGCATCTACTTTATTTACAGTGTATTGTCCACTACCTCTGTATGCAAACTGAGCACAATCCTGGCCCGCTGCAGCCGAGAGGGCTCAGTCTGGCTGACTGTGGCCTTCACTATCGACCGTTTTGTGTCCATCTGCTGCCAAAGCCTGAAGATTGGATACTGCACCGTGAAAATTGCGTCGCTGCTCATTGGAATGATCTGTATCCTGAGTTGTGTCAAAAACTTCCCTTTGTACAATATCCTCAAACCTTTATATATTCTGAATGGTCTACCCTGGTTATGTGACATCAAATCCATCTTTTTTACTTTACCTGCCTGGCAGGCCTATGATTGGATGGAACACATTTTAACTCCCATTCTCCCTTTTCTCCTCATTCTGCTGCTTAATGCCTTGACTGTACGACATATCCTGGCCGCCAGCAAAGCAAGGAAGAAACTTCGAAACGTTCAGTGTGGTAGAGACCCAGAGGTGGAAAATCGCAGGAGATCCATCATCCTGCTCTTTGCCATCTCAGTCAGCTTCCTGCTGCTGTGGGCCACCGAAGTGGGACATTTCTTCCTCGCGCGTTTTAAAGGTGATACAGACTTCAACggcctggatttccaaaatgtCGACTACATCTTGCAAGAAACCAATAACATGTTCCAGCTACTTAGTTCCTGCAACAACGTACTCATTTATGCAGTATCTCAGAGTAGGTTCCGCAGGGAGATCCAGACGATTCTCATGTGTCCTCTCACCATACTCGCAGTAAAATTTTAG